Below is a genomic region from Ziziphus jujuba cultivar Dongzao chromosome 7, ASM3175591v1.
ATCTTAGGATTCTGTGGGGTGGTTTTGATTTGGATTTCCTGATTGGCATTGTTATTTGGAAGTACATGGACAAACATAAGTGTCTTGGAGGATACTCCAAGCCAAGAATAGGTAGCGTCTAATCTTAAAACTCGCTTAAAAAAAGTAATGCCTTTTACCACCAACAGTCTCAAATTCTCGAGGTTCGTATTTCTCTTTGAACCAATCTATAGTATGTGTAAGAAAACGAAATCTATTTCCTCTGAATGGATCGTGAATTTTGCTGCCTAGAACTCGCGTCAAACTAATTACTTCCCTCTTGGTCAAACGTCCAATGGTTCATCTTTTGACTTTGGCCACCTGCCCAACCACTGATCGTCCCAATCGTTTTGGTTCAAAAAGAGACAACAATAATCGCAATTTACAGGCCCTTGAGTAatacttttctctttttctctctcacgCAGACACTAAAAAAGATttgagagaataaaaaaaaaaaaaaaaaaaaacagatacaAGATGAGCGATGTAAATCACCAAAGGATCAAAACCAACGGGATATGGATTCATGTAGCAGAGAAAGGGAGTGGTCCACTGGTTCTCTTGCTTCATGGCTTCCCAGAGCTCTGGTATTCATGGCGGCATCAGATTGACTTCTTGGCTGACCATGGATATCATGTCGTGGCACCTGATTTGCGAGGCTATGGGGACTCTGATTCTCCACTTAGCCCTAGCTCTTACACCATCTTTCACTTGGTTGGAGACCTTATCGGACTAATTGACCATTTTGGTGAAGAAAAGGTAAAAGGactaattttaaaaactttttgtatggattttgttttagtttattaTCTGATGTTTgtgcctttatatatatatatatatatatatatacatatatatggtgcGAGAAAGGCATTCATTGTGGGAAATGACTGGGGAGCAGTTGTTGGGTGGCATATAGGCTTGTTCAGGCCTGATAAAGTCAGGGGTCTGGTTGCTTTAACTGTTCCTTACTTTCCAAGATCTCCAACCATTGCAACTACTGAATCTCTCAGGCAAAATTTTGGAGATGGGTGTCATGTTGTTCAGTTTCAGGTATCCTTTTATCTCCTATACGCAATCAAATTCCAAGTTTTTGCTGTTCCATgcatataaaagaataaattggtttcggctttttttttttttttggttgttgttgttgttgttgttgttgtttttgtgtgtgtgtgtgtgtgtgtcgtGAGAAGGAACCAGGAAGAGCAGAGAGGGCATTTGCTAGATACGACTATTCAACAGTGATGAAGAAGTTCTTGCTGATAACCGACCAAGTTTTCTTAGCTCCTCCTGACATGGAGATGATCGATTATCTGGAGACTCCATGGTCGTTGCCATCATGGATTACCGAAGAGGAGATCCGAGTTTTTGCTGAAAAGTATGAAGAATCTGGTTTTACTGGTCCTCTCAACCACTACCGTGCTATGGACTTGTAAGTTTTCTATGTGTATCTTTGCTCTTTTTCTAAATATCATTCTTTCTGGAGTTTCAGCTCAGTCCAAAGAGATTAACTAAGTCCAACAATTCTAACATTCCATGGTAAAGAAATCAACATTATATGTGCCTTTTAATCTAAatcacaattaaaaaaaattcctaattttagtattaaaaaagaaaagtttagaCGAATTCGAAACTTGAATATCCCTTTTCACATTCTTTGTTTTCTACGTCCAAACATATTGAaaccaaataagaaaaatattaataggaAAGTCATTTTCTACAGTACAAATGGTCCTTTATGCTTTGGTTTTGTCCAAGCCACACTACGGGACTGCAATgctttatgaaaatgttttttttttttttttccctactaaATTATGTGTCCttacttcaattgtttgttAAAATTGATTAGTGGTggttaaaatttgttaaatatattaattaactataaatgtgaaaaaaaaaattaaatactaatgCAATTTTAAGTTGTGTTTTTCtgacatttatattttttttttgttgaattcaGTGTTGATTGATATGTGTAACTAGTTTTAACTAACAAAAGTaagcaaattaaaagaaaaacaaaattaataaataaaaactaaacagGTTAACAAATAcacttatatataattgatactaCTTTTGACTACTTTTGGTTTGATTTGTTTCTAAATACTGCCgttattatatatgaaaataataaacaggAGTTGGGAGCTCCTTGCACCGTGGCAAGAAGCAAAAATTGTG
It encodes:
- the LOC107424574 gene encoding uncharacterized protein LOC107424574 — its product is MSDVNHQRIKTNGIWIHVAEKGSGPLVLLLHGFPELWYSWRHQIDFLADHGYHVVAPDLRGYGDSDSPLSPSSYTIFHLVGDLIGLIDHFGEEKAFIVGNDWGAVVGWHIGLFRPDKVRGLVALTVPYFPRSPTIATTESLRQNFGDGCHVVQFQEPGRAERAFARYDYSTVMKKFLLITDQVFLAPPDMEMIDYLETPWSLPSWITEEEIRVFAEKYEESGFTGPLNHYRAMDLSWELLAPWQEAKIVVPTKFITGDKDIGFEAFGTKEFVKGDVFKSFVPNLEVVIIPDGHHFINQEKPQQISEEILSFLRSQYVDS